From Synoicihabitans lomoniglobus, the proteins below share one genomic window:
- a CDS encoding DegT/DnrJ/EryC1/StrS family aminotransferase, with translation MNSSVGTTAETSSQRIIPAPCLGWSLVGAEEEQLVLEVLRSQALFRYYGPDPKSPPAMVATLEREFAALVGTRFALAVTSGTAALQVALGALGVGPGDEVIVPAWSWVSCFTAVVRVGARPVLAEVDQSLCLAPGEVARLAGPRTKAVLVVHFQGVAADLDAILAEAEAAGIAVLEDCAESPGALYKGRRVGSLGDIGIFSFQHHKTITSGEGGMVVTNDARRYERAVRMHDVGQFRPFHAAQIEPTETAFCGEQSRMSELTGAVALAQLRKVDRIRSHCRGLSLRLRTHLADLPGISLRPIPDPEGESGIETYFWVATPELRDAFRAELVAAKIPCDQMTGTYAQYNRAYVHSGLAHAPGATPFRPGPDWPDAAYRAESFPRTERLIHRFLVIPVGMKHTLADMDHIGAEVRRIHAQLQLG, from the coding sequence ATGAATTCCTCCGTCGGCACTACGGCCGAAACTTCTTCGCAACGGATAATTCCCGCACCCTGTTTGGGTTGGTCGCTCGTGGGGGCGGAGGAGGAGCAACTCGTGTTGGAGGTGCTGCGCAGTCAGGCGCTGTTTCGCTACTATGGCCCCGACCCGAAATCACCGCCGGCGATGGTGGCGACCTTGGAGCGAGAGTTCGCCGCACTGGTCGGCACCCGGTTTGCCCTCGCGGTCACGAGTGGCACGGCGGCGTTGCAAGTCGCGTTGGGCGCGCTGGGCGTGGGGCCCGGTGATGAGGTGATCGTGCCGGCGTGGAGTTGGGTGTCGTGTTTTACGGCGGTGGTGCGCGTCGGGGCCCGGCCGGTGTTGGCCGAGGTCGATCAATCGCTTTGTCTTGCGCCGGGTGAAGTCGCGCGGTTGGCCGGACCGCGCACCAAGGCGGTGTTGGTGGTGCATTTCCAAGGCGTCGCGGCTGATCTCGATGCCATTTTGGCCGAGGCCGAAGCTGCGGGCATCGCGGTGCTGGAGGACTGCGCGGAGAGCCCCGGTGCCCTCTACAAAGGGCGGCGAGTGGGCTCGCTCGGCGACATTGGTATTTTTAGTTTTCAACATCACAAGACGATCACCAGCGGCGAGGGCGGCATGGTGGTGACCAACGATGCGCGGCGTTATGAGCGCGCGGTGCGTATGCACGACGTGGGGCAGTTTCGGCCCTTTCATGCGGCGCAAATTGAACCGACGGAAACGGCGTTCTGCGGCGAGCAAAGCCGCATGTCGGAACTCACGGGCGCGGTCGCGTTGGCGCAATTGCGCAAGGTGGATCGTATCCGGTCGCATTGCCGGGGGCTGAGTCTGCGGCTGCGCACGCATCTCGCGGATTTGCCGGGAATCAGTTTGCGGCCGATTCCGGATCCGGAGGGCGAGTCGGGTATCGAGACGTATTTTTGGGTGGCGACGCCGGAGCTGCGCGATGCGTTTCGGGCGGAGTTGGTGGCGGCGAAAATCCCGTGCGACCAAATGACCGGCACCTACGCGCAATACAACCGGGCCTATGTCCATAGCGGGCTGGCGCACGCGCCGGGGGCGACGCCATTTCGGCCTGGTCCGGATTGGCCGGACGCCGCCTACCGGGCGGAGAGTTTTCCGCGCACGGAGCGTTTGATTCACCGGTTCCTAGTGATTCCGGTGGGCATGAAACACACGCTGGCCGACATGGATCATATCGGCGCGGAGGTGCGCCGTATTCACGCGCAGTTGCAGCTCGGTTAA
- a CDS encoding sodium:solute symporter family protein encodes MEFLDYTVIGLYFLLVVGIGVMSYRKVKGSRDFFVAGGKIPWWLGGVSHHVSGYSGVVFVGYAAIAYEYGFTLYVWWAGSIIVACVIGALVFAPRWARLRMALAIESPTEYLAMRYGVATQQVMAWSGVLLKLFDVGAKWASIGILLHGFTGLPLTTGILLSGVVSLCYITVGGLWADLYNDFAQFFVQVAAGLVLFVTVARHLGGVSSVATIWERLPSDHGQLFNGPYTPLFLVGFVMVATMSSNGGTWNLAARYIGAPSAASARKTALLSGALYLVWPLVLFFPMWAAPLLLPNIADPSQSYVLLVRQYLPAGLVGLVLASMFAATTSMTSSDTNTISSVVTRDILPVLSAKFRDLDQRQSLRLARLTTLAFMAATLLIGIEAERFGGVLGLIISWFGALIGPVSVPMLFGLLPVYRTADARAAIGSILAGFAGFVVVTYGMEAELGLRILVPIASSITVFSAMAGWRRKRPVPRAVAKLMQGLSSDAVG; translated from the coding sequence ATGGAATTCCTGGATTACACAGTCATCGGGCTCTACTTCCTCCTCGTGGTCGGCATCGGGGTGATGTCGTATCGCAAGGTCAAGGGCTCGCGGGATTTCTTTGTCGCGGGAGGCAAGATCCCTTGGTGGCTCGGCGGCGTGTCGCATCACGTTTCGGGCTACAGTGGCGTGGTTTTCGTGGGTTATGCGGCGATCGCCTACGAGTATGGTTTTACGCTCTACGTGTGGTGGGCGGGTTCGATCATCGTGGCGTGTGTGATCGGCGCGCTGGTGTTTGCACCGCGGTGGGCGCGACTGCGCATGGCGTTGGCGATCGAGTCGCCGACGGAGTATTTGGCGATGCGATACGGCGTCGCGACTCAGCAGGTCATGGCGTGGAGTGGCGTGCTGTTGAAGTTGTTCGATGTGGGGGCTAAATGGGCCTCGATCGGCATCCTGTTGCACGGGTTTACGGGACTGCCGCTGACGACCGGCATCCTGCTCTCGGGAGTGGTGTCGCTGTGCTACATCACGGTCGGCGGACTCTGGGCCGACCTCTATAACGACTTTGCGCAGTTCTTCGTGCAGGTGGCGGCGGGGTTGGTATTGTTTGTCACGGTGGCGCGGCATCTGGGCGGTGTGTCCAGCGTGGCGACGATTTGGGAACGGCTACCGTCGGATCACGGGCAGTTGTTCAACGGACCCTATACGCCGCTGTTTTTGGTCGGCTTCGTCATGGTGGCAACGATGAGTTCCAACGGCGGCACGTGGAATCTCGCGGCGCGCTACATCGGCGCTCCTTCGGCGGCGAGTGCGCGCAAGACGGCGCTGTTGTCGGGAGCGCTCTACCTGGTCTGGCCGTTGGTTTTGTTTTTCCCCATGTGGGCGGCGCCACTGTTGTTGCCGAATATCGCGGACCCGTCCCAGTCCTACGTGTTGCTCGTGCGGCAGTATCTGCCGGCGGGTTTGGTGGGACTGGTGCTGGCTTCGATGTTTGCGGCGACGACCTCGATGACGTCGTCGGATACCAACACCATCTCCTCGGTGGTGACGCGGGATATTTTGCCGGTGTTGTCCGCGAAATTTCGGGACCTTGATCAACGGCAATCGCTGCGCCTCGCGCGGCTGACGACGCTCGCGTTCATGGCCGCGACGCTGCTGATCGGCATCGAGGCGGAGCGGTTTGGCGGGGTGCTCGGATTAATCATCTCGTGGTTTGGCGCGCTGATCGGACCGGTATCGGTGCCCATGTTGTTTGGTTTGTTGCCGGTTTACCGAACGGCGGATGCGCGGGCGGCGATCGGTTCGATTTTGGCGGGGTTTGCCGGGTTCGTGGTGGTGACCTACGGTATGGAAGCCGAGCTTGGCCTGCGTATTCTCGTGCCCATTGCCTCGTCGATCACGGTTTTCAGTGCGATGGCTGGGTGGAGGCGGAAGCGGCCCGTGCCTCGGGCGGTCGCGAAACTCATGCAAGGGCTGTCATCGGATGCGGTGGGCTAG
- a CDS encoding DUF7133 domain-containing protein: MMRSLRSLRPILTASTACVLLAACATRAPESVPASTPVAMAPEPAPVHRSMALTPAEAIAAMELKPGYGLEVVLAEPQVEEPVMVAFDGNGTMYVAEMRTYMQDVDATGEMVPTSRVSRHEDTDGDGVYDRHTIFADGLLLPRTLLTLENEVVIGETNTLDLYVYEDTDGDGVADTKKPWFRGGPRGGNLEHQPNGLTWALDNGLYATFNDFRLRYTNGTVVRENIPVNGGQWGLTQDDWGKVWFVHAGAETGPEHFQQHIIYGQFRSPEEHIGDYKIVWPIDNIPDTQGGPGQLRPDNTLNHFTATCGQDIFRGDRLPVDLRGDLLFAEPVGRLIRRTEITSDDGIVKLANPYEAAHGEFMRTRDPLFRPVNMVTAPDGTLYVVDMYRGIIQEGNWTREGTYLREQIVKHGLDREIGRGRIYRVRHDDFTPGPQPRMLEETSAQLVAHFSHPNGWWRDTAQKLLILRGDHAVVPALTDLAAGRTTTNPLARSHALWTLEGLDALTPELVQGALASDHPGLRRMGLRLAEGWLLPAEGGNTAPLPVDEEARSAPAVIADADRTPATVIRPAAGIGAADVASLRAGMQAALQDSDPEVVVQAMVSLNRVGGDDVESLIQSAAEASTSAGVYSINEQLWQKGADEDPFLMVQLGAAGLKSYREGKKIYDSLCFSCHGPDGLGVAVNEERKLAPPLTDSARVLGSEGAIIDIVLHGLQGDVDGVDYGAPMIPMNSYSDAELASVLTYIRNSFGNRGSVVEADTVATHRKRGAARTAFWTMAELEQSYPVLTVPRERFVKRDQWKLTNGEPLQEGSQLTHAIDDSLETGFATAKVAPFPGQWLVIELPAKSTITSIVMDATGDEESYAPGYDVQISTDGQSWGEPVVKAIGEVKARLHLAKPIEAKWLRLTVNHKDGWQRWVINNLELYGDEG, from the coding sequence ATGATGCGTTCGCTCCGTTCCCTTCGCCCGATCCTAACTGCTTCCACGGCCTGTGTGCTGTTGGCGGCTTGCGCCACGCGCGCGCCGGAATCCGTGCCAGCATCCACTCCGGTTGCCATGGCCCCGGAGCCAGCTCCCGTGCACCGCTCCATGGCGCTCACGCCCGCGGAGGCCATCGCCGCTATGGAGCTCAAGCCCGGCTACGGGCTCGAAGTCGTGTTGGCCGAGCCGCAGGTCGAGGAGCCCGTGATGGTCGCGTTTGATGGCAACGGCACGATGTATGTCGCCGAGATGCGCACTTACATGCAGGACGTCGACGCGACCGGCGAGATGGTGCCGACCAGTCGAGTCTCGCGCCACGAGGATACCGATGGCGACGGCGTCTACGACCGTCACACGATCTTTGCCGACGGCCTGCTGTTGCCGCGCACGTTGCTCACGCTCGAAAACGAAGTCGTGATCGGCGAAACCAACACGCTCGATCTCTACGTCTACGAGGACACCGATGGCGACGGCGTGGCTGACACGAAGAAGCCGTGGTTTCGCGGTGGTCCGCGCGGGGGCAATCTCGAGCACCAGCCCAACGGCCTGACGTGGGCGTTGGACAACGGACTTTACGCGACCTTCAACGACTTTCGTCTGCGCTACACGAATGGCACGGTCGTGCGCGAAAATATTCCGGTCAACGGCGGCCAGTGGGGTCTCACCCAGGACGACTGGGGCAAGGTCTGGTTTGTGCATGCCGGGGCCGAGACGGGGCCCGAACATTTCCAGCAACACATCATCTACGGCCAGTTCCGCTCCCCCGAAGAACACATCGGCGACTACAAGATCGTGTGGCCGATCGACAACATTCCGGATACCCAGGGCGGCCCCGGTCAGCTGCGGCCCGACAACACCCTGAACCATTTCACCGCCACGTGCGGCCAGGATATTTTCCGGGGTGATCGACTGCCCGTCGACCTGCGCGGCGACCTGTTGTTTGCCGAACCGGTCGGACGGTTGATTCGACGCACCGAGATCACGTCCGACGACGGCATTGTTAAACTGGCCAACCCTTATGAAGCCGCCCACGGCGAATTCATGCGCACGCGTGATCCGTTGTTCCGTCCGGTCAACATGGTCACCGCGCCCGACGGCACGCTCTACGTGGTCGATATGTATCGAGGCATCATCCAGGAGGGCAACTGGACTCGCGAAGGCACTTACCTCCGCGAGCAAATCGTGAAGCATGGCCTCGATCGCGAGATCGGCCGCGGCCGCATTTATCGCGTGCGTCACGACGACTTCACGCCCGGTCCGCAGCCGCGCATGCTCGAGGAAACGTCGGCGCAACTTGTCGCGCATTTTTCACATCCCAACGGTTGGTGGCGCGACACCGCGCAAAAGCTTCTCATCCTGCGCGGCGACCATGCGGTCGTGCCGGCGCTGACCGATCTCGCCGCTGGTCGCACCACGACCAACCCGCTCGCCCGCAGCCATGCGCTGTGGACGCTCGAAGGTCTCGATGCCCTCACGCCCGAGTTGGTGCAAGGCGCGCTCGCCTCTGATCACCCCGGTCTGCGCCGCATGGGATTGCGCCTCGCGGAGGGTTGGTTGCTGCCAGCCGAGGGCGGAAACACCGCACCTTTACCCGTCGACGAAGAAGCGCGATCTGCTCCGGCGGTCATCGCGGACGCCGACCGGACGCCTGCGACGGTGATTCGTCCGGCGGCGGGCATCGGGGCGGCCGATGTCGCGTCGCTGCGCGCGGGCATGCAGGCGGCGTTGCAGGACTCCGATCCCGAAGTCGTCGTCCAAGCGATGGTCTCGCTCAACCGCGTCGGTGGCGACGATGTCGAATCGCTGATTCAAAGCGCGGCGGAGGCGTCGACGTCCGCCGGCGTTTATAGTATCAACGAACAACTTTGGCAAAAGGGCGCGGACGAAGATCCGTTTCTCATGGTGCAACTCGGCGCCGCCGGGCTGAAGTCCTACCGTGAGGGCAAAAAGATTTATGACTCGTTGTGCTTTTCCTGCCACGGCCCCGATGGGCTGGGGGTGGCCGTGAACGAGGAGCGCAAGCTTGCGCCACCGCTGACGGATTCGGCGCGGGTGCTCGGCAGCGAAGGCGCGATCATCGACATCGTATTGCACGGATTGCAGGGCGACGTCGATGGCGTCGACTACGGCGCACCGATGATTCCGATGAATTCCTATTCCGACGCGGAACTCGCGAGTGTGTTGACCTACATCCGCAACAGCTTCGGCAACCGCGGCAGTGTGGTCGAAGCCGACACGGTGGCGACGCATCGGAAGCGTGGCGCGGCGCGCACGGCGTTTTGGACGATGGCGGAACTCGAGCAGTCCTATCCGGTGCTCACCGTGCCGCGGGAGCGCTTCGTGAAACGCGATCAATGGAAGCTCACCAACGGCGAACCCTTGCAGGAGGGCAGCCAGCTCACCCACGCGATTGACGACAGCTTGGAGACTGGCTTTGCGACCGCCAAAGTTGCGCCGTTTCCGGGGCAGTGGTTGGTCATCGAACTCCCGGCGAAGAGCACCATCACGTCCATTGTGATGGATGCCACCGGCGACGAAGAATCTTACGCGCCGGGTTATGACGTGCAGATCTCCACTGACGGTCAGTCATGGGGCGAACCCGTGGTTAAAGCCATCGGGGAAGTGAAAGCGCGGCTGCACCTGGCGAAGCCGATCGAAGCCAAGTGGCTGCGCCTGACGGTGAACCACAAAGACGGCTGGCAACGTTGGGTGATCAACAACCTCGAACTCTACGGCGACGAAGGCTGA
- a CDS encoding PadR family transcriptional regulator, translated as MKRLQTSLLQGTLDLMVLRVVSAGPRHGYDIAKRIEVLSRDILSIGQGSLYPALHRLEERGFVKATWKMSETGRRARFYALTAAGKRELTASEDYWRAFSTAVEHVLKGADA; from the coding sequence ATGAAGCGATTGCAGACGTCGTTGTTACAGGGCACGCTGGATTTGATGGTGTTGCGGGTGGTGAGTGCCGGTCCGCGTCACGGTTATGATATCGCGAAGCGCATCGAGGTATTGTCCCGGGATATCCTGAGCATCGGCCAAGGGTCACTGTATCCGGCGCTGCATCGGCTGGAAGAGCGGGGGTTCGTCAAAGCGACTTGGAAGATGAGTGAGACGGGTCGGCGGGCGCGCTTCTACGCCTTGACTGCGGCGGGCAAGCGGGAGTTGACCGCGAGTGAGGACTATTGGCGGGCATTTAGCACGGCGGTGGAGCACGTGCTGAAAGGAGCGGACGCGTGA
- a CDS encoding FtsX-like permease family protein, protein MRGLRTLWRWLTAGWRQRSREGDLAEEMAHHVGELEQDHRRRGLTAEKARWAARRDFGVAQDAFAEEAREAWAGRRTLELGRDVRFGWRMMRKHRALTFAVVLTLGLCLGGNTAILAVLNQLVLRPPPFPEPDRLVEVYSGYAGSGIVDAGSNAYRLRRMSELADVQEGAALWNEEWRIARWDEASRQLKGWWASAGVMKTVGLVQRRGRGFEPGEERAVLLAETFWQDVMNGREDAVGGGFVIQGEAHTVVGVVAGLPADVAYVRVRQWTEAEYQGTDYDGRHDRLGRLWLRLAPGVSLAQLRARIEALDARELAAGSAADRARAQQEGFATRADRLADVRNRELRPRLYLLQAAGLLVLLIGAVNIAGLLTARANARREELATRVALGATRGRLVQQWTTESVLLAVAGWACGIGVAGVMLRYYPQWTGATAEADVATLLPPGVVVASLGLALVTALFLGLMTGTQVAAMHGRVSTPGVARGGTPTKALRRLGGRLASAQTAVAVVLLGAAGMLWQSYAQVIGRELGYAADELVMMRVLLPEDRYAEAADKDAFAERLERTLAAIPGVEGVARTSFVPTFGHPDMALHVAGREAGEAGLGRVAFTQVSPDYFATMEIPILQGRGIEDGDTAWWREAVVIDRRLARSVFGDGEAVGQRIRLGANPRNPNAWPVVVGVAAEVRHGGWDEADGLPMVYRPIAESGGAEFSVVLRTPRDPAELLAVVRTAVQELDPQVPVFRLGSMEAFLAESVQPRLTLLNIIGAFAVIALGLTTLGVAGILFFDVGSRTRELGIRLALGADRGAVQRLVVRQALTRVAWGVAIGLPGLYAAGMVMRGVLFDASAPQVLVYGVVVAAMGIVGLVAGYFPARRAVKVDPVEALRAG, encoded by the coding sequence GTGAGGGGGCTGCGCACGCTGTGGCGATGGTTGACGGCGGGGTGGCGGCAACGCTCCCGCGAGGGGGATTTGGCAGAGGAAATGGCGCACCACGTCGGCGAGTTGGAGCAGGATCATCGGCGGCGCGGTTTGACGGCGGAGAAAGCGCGCTGGGCGGCCCGGCGTGACTTCGGGGTGGCGCAAGATGCCTTTGCCGAAGAAGCCCGGGAAGCGTGGGCGGGCAGGCGCACCTTGGAGCTCGGTCGCGACGTGCGTTTTGGCTGGCGCATGATGCGCAAACACCGGGCGCTGACATTCGCGGTGGTGCTGACGTTGGGACTTTGTCTGGGCGGAAATACGGCGATTCTGGCGGTCTTGAATCAGCTGGTGCTGCGGCCGCCGCCCTTTCCGGAACCTGATCGTTTGGTGGAAGTTTATAGTGGTTACGCGGGATCGGGCATCGTCGATGCCGGCAGCAATGCCTACCGACTGCGGCGCATGAGCGAGTTGGCGGATGTGCAGGAAGGGGCCGCGTTGTGGAACGAGGAGTGGCGGATTGCGCGGTGGGACGAAGCCTCGCGCCAATTGAAAGGGTGGTGGGCCTCGGCCGGTGTGATGAAAACGGTGGGGCTGGTGCAACGGCGAGGCCGGGGCTTTGAGCCGGGCGAAGAGCGGGCGGTGTTGTTGGCCGAGACGTTTTGGCAGGACGTGATGAATGGCCGCGAAGATGCGGTGGGTGGTGGTTTCGTGATTCAAGGCGAAGCGCATACGGTGGTGGGCGTGGTGGCGGGATTGCCGGCGGATGTCGCTTACGTGCGGGTGCGCCAATGGACCGAAGCGGAGTATCAGGGAACCGACTACGATGGGCGGCACGATCGTTTGGGCCGACTGTGGTTACGATTGGCTCCGGGAGTGTCGCTGGCGCAGTTGCGGGCGCGGATCGAGGCCCTGGACGCGCGGGAACTTGCGGCCGGATCGGCGGCGGATCGGGCGCGAGCGCAGCAGGAGGGATTTGCCACACGGGCGGATCGACTGGCCGACGTGCGCAATCGGGAATTGCGGCCTCGGCTCTATTTGCTGCAAGCGGCCGGTTTACTGGTATTGCTGATCGGGGCGGTGAATATTGCCGGGTTGTTGACGGCGCGGGCCAACGCGCGGCGGGAAGAGCTGGCAACCCGCGTGGCCTTGGGGGCGACACGCGGACGCTTGGTGCAGCAATGGACCACGGAGAGCGTGCTTTTGGCGGTCGCCGGTTGGGCGTGTGGCATCGGTGTCGCCGGCGTGATGTTGCGATATTACCCGCAGTGGACCGGGGCGACGGCGGAGGCAGATGTGGCGACGTTGTTGCCGCCGGGGGTGGTGGTCGCGTCGCTGGGACTGGCTTTGGTGACGGCGTTGTTTCTGGGGCTGATGACCGGCACACAAGTGGCGGCCATGCATGGTCGAGTTTCCACGCCAGGCGTGGCGCGCGGCGGCACCCCGACCAAAGCGTTGCGGCGATTGGGTGGACGATTGGCCTCGGCGCAGACCGCGGTGGCAGTGGTGCTGCTCGGGGCCGCGGGGATGTTGTGGCAAAGTTATGCGCAGGTGATCGGGCGGGAACTCGGGTATGCCGCGGACGAGTTGGTCATGATGCGGGTGCTGCTGCCGGAGGACCGTTACGCGGAGGCGGCCGACAAGGATGCGTTTGCGGAACGTTTGGAGCGCACCTTGGCGGCCATTCCCGGAGTTGAGGGCGTGGCGCGCACGAGTTTTGTGCCGACGTTTGGGCATCCGGACATGGCCCTGCATGTGGCGGGTCGCGAAGCGGGGGAGGCGGGGCTCGGTCGCGTCGCGTTTACGCAGGTGAGCCCGGACTATTTTGCGACGATGGAAATACCGATACTGCAGGGTAGAGGTATCGAAGATGGGGATACGGCATGGTGGCGCGAGGCGGTCGTGATTGACCGGCGCTTGGCGCGCAGTGTGTTCGGCGACGGGGAAGCGGTGGGCCAACGGATCCGGTTGGGAGCGAATCCCCGCAATCCCAACGCTTGGCCGGTGGTGGTGGGCGTGGCGGCGGAAGTGCGGCACGGCGGGTGGGACGAAGCCGACGGTTTGCCCATGGTTTATCGACCCATCGCGGAGAGCGGTGGCGCGGAGTTCAGTGTGGTGCTGCGCACGCCGCGCGATCCGGCGGAGCTGTTGGCGGTCGTGCGCACGGCGGTGCAGGAGCTTGATCCCCAGGTGCCGGTGTTTCGGTTGGGCTCGATGGAAGCGTTTTTGGCGGAATCGGTGCAACCCCGGTTGACCCTGCTCAATATCATCGGCGCGTTCGCCGTGATTGCGTTGGGTCTCACGACGCTGGGCGTCGCGGGCATCCTGTTTTTTGATGTGGGATCGCGGACGCGGGAGCTCGGGATTCGCCTCGCCCTCGGGGCGGATCGCGGGGCGGTCCAGCGGTTGGTCGTGCGCCAAGCCCTGACGCGAGTCGCTTGGGGCGTGGCGATCGGTTTGCCCGGGCTTTATGCGGCGGGCATGGTGATGAGAGGGGTGTTATTCGATGCCTCCGCTCCGCAGGTATTGGTCTACGGAGTCGTGGTCGCGGCGATGGGAATAGTCGGACTCGTGGCTGGATACTTTCCCGCCCGACGCGCCGTCAAAGTGGATCCGGTCGAGGCGCTGCGCGCGGGTTAA
- a CDS encoding glycoside hydrolase family 3 N-terminal domain-containing protein has product MSAYPFQDPSLPVSDRINDLLSRLTLEEKVNQLLHENKAIPRLDVPEYNWWNEACHGIGRNGRATVFPQGIAMGATFNRDLIRQVASVISDEAQAKHHAALRAGRRGQYQGLTFWTPNINIFRDPRWGRGMETFGEDPYLMGELGVAVVEGLQGQDERFLKAAACAKHYAVHSGPEQDRHKFDARPTRKDLRETYLPAFKKLVDAGVETVMGAYNRVDGEPACGSKQLLVDILRDEWKFQGHVVSDCWALLDFHVDHQVTKTAAESAALALKNGCDLNCGCTYNDLLTAVSEGLVSEADVDVSVRRLLSTKFRLGLLDPTGTTPWADTPIDIVDSAEHRDLARRTAIESMVLLKNKDNLLPLRDDPDGLLVCGPLAGGVGALLGNYYGVSGRLVTYTEGVNARVAEGVRIEYRHGCPLQGAKAPGVNYTFGAADRSEVVIAVLGTDHTLEGEEGDAVASASGGDRDFIELPASQIEFLKELRTHAKHLVVVLTGGGALAVPEVQELADAVIQVWYSGCEGGTALANVLFGDAAPSGKLPVTVPYATADLPPFEDYAMQGRTYRFATKEPLYPFGFGLSYGELSYGPLETTTELDGSIIATTTLTNRGYQAVSETVQCYIQPPTSWADAPVATLVDFQKLHLPAGQTAPVVFTLRPEALYQVDAQGKHVPVVGDYGLVIGSASPGPRAIALGAPAPATTTVTIA; this is encoded by the coding sequence ATGTCTGCTTACCCCTTCCAGGACCCCAGTCTGCCCGTCTCCGATCGCATCAACGATTTGCTGTCCCGCCTCACGCTTGAGGAAAAGGTCAACCAACTCCTCCACGAGAACAAGGCCATCCCTCGGCTCGATGTTCCCGAATACAATTGGTGGAACGAGGCCTGCCACGGCATCGGTCGCAATGGTCGTGCCACCGTCTTCCCCCAAGGCATCGCCATGGGCGCGACGTTCAACCGCGACCTTATTCGCCAGGTCGCTTCGGTCATCTCCGACGAAGCCCAGGCCAAACACCACGCCGCGCTGCGCGCTGGTCGTCGCGGACAATATCAGGGGCTCACGTTCTGGACGCCCAATATCAATATCTTCCGCGATCCGCGCTGGGGTCGCGGCATGGAAACGTTTGGCGAGGATCCCTATCTCATGGGCGAACTCGGCGTCGCCGTCGTCGAGGGTCTGCAAGGGCAGGATGAGCGTTTCTTAAAAGCCGCGGCCTGCGCCAAACACTACGCGGTGCACAGCGGCCCCGAACAGGATCGCCACAAATTCGACGCCCGCCCCACTCGCAAGGATCTGCGGGAAACCTATCTGCCCGCTTTCAAGAAACTCGTCGATGCCGGCGTCGAAACCGTCATGGGCGCCTACAACCGCGTCGACGGCGAGCCGGCTTGCGGCTCCAAACAACTGCTCGTCGACATCCTGCGCGACGAATGGAAATTCCAAGGTCACGTCGTCAGCGATTGCTGGGCTTTGCTCGACTTCCACGTCGATCATCAGGTCACCAAAACCGCCGCCGAATCCGCCGCGCTCGCCCTCAAAAACGGCTGCGACCTCAACTGCGGCTGCACTTACAACGATCTGCTGACCGCGGTGAGCGAGGGACTCGTCAGCGAGGCCGATGTCGACGTATCCGTGCGCCGATTACTCAGCACCAAATTCCGTCTCGGCCTGCTCGATCCCACCGGCACGACGCCGTGGGCCGACACGCCAATCGACATCGTCGACTCGGCCGAACACCGCGATCTCGCGCGGCGCACCGCGATCGAGTCGATGGTATTGCTCAAGAACAAAGACAACCTGCTCCCGTTGCGCGACGACCCCGACGGCCTGCTTGTCTGCGGTCCGTTGGCCGGTGGTGTCGGGGCCCTGCTCGGCAACTACTACGGCGTGAGCGGTCGCCTCGTGACTTACACCGAAGGCGTCAATGCCCGCGTCGCCGAGGGCGTGCGCATCGAGTATCGCCACGGTTGCCCGCTCCAGGGCGCGAAGGCCCCGGGCGTCAACTACACGTTCGGCGCCGCCGACCGTTCCGAGGTGGTCATCGCCGTGCTCGGCACCGACCACACGTTGGAAGGCGAAGAGGGCGATGCCGTCGCTTCCGCATCCGGCGGCGACCGCGATTTCATCGAGTTACCCGCCTCGCAAATCGAGTTCCTCAAAGAGCTGCGCACCCACGCCAAACACCTCGTGGTCGTGCTCACCGGCGGTGGCGCCCTCGCCGTGCCGGAAGTGCAGGAGCTCGCCGACGCCGTCATTCAGGTCTGGTATAGCGGCTGCGAAGGCGGCACCGCGCTCGCCAACGTGCTCTTCGGCGACGCCGCTCCGTCCGGCAAGCTGCCCGTCACCGTGCCCTACGCGACCGCCGACCTGCCGCCGTTTGAAGACTACGCCATGCAGGGCCGCACTTATCGGTTCGCCACCAAAGAACCGCTCTATCCGTTCGGCTTCGGGCTGAGCTACGGCGAGCTGAGCTACGGCCCGCTCGAAACGACGACGGAACTCGACGGCAGTATCATTGCGACCACTACGCTGACCAATCGGGGATACCAGGCCGTGAGCGAAACCGTGCAATGTTACATCCAGCCGCCCACGTCCTGGGCCGACGCCCCCGTGGCGACCTTGGTCGATTTTCAAAAACTGCATCTGCCGGCCGGGCAAACCGCGCCGGTCGTCTTCACCTTGCGGCCCGAAGCGCTTTATCAAGTTGATGCGCAAGGCAAACACGTGCCGGTCGTCGGCGACTACGGTCTCGTCATCGGCTCCGCCTCTCCCGGCCCTCGCGCCATCGCCCTCGGCGCCCCCGCTCCCGCGACCACGACGGTGACGATCGCTTAG